The following proteins are encoded in a genomic region of Oncorhynchus masou masou isolate Uvic2021 chromosome 32, UVic_Omas_1.1, whole genome shotgun sequence:
- the LOC135525776 gene encoding exocyst complex component 3-like protein 4 codes for MLSRDQMAEIGEPGDMEEVNEAQCLEGDRSSLKSTMERSVKIQPDSPVKEKKLGMMKQFRESIKRVGERCHLASNSKESKDKSNSEQGGHGIDPEVTSPTHQLPPPPSPCLSAGSPMASPLKGLGGSFQRKKGGESAEDSLQKKHTRTRSDPLAIGDSLLKKGASIQRSLRLVGNKKDKALKQEQLQPVTEITVDEKREREKERVEIKESYILPKIPLTPLSVMQINKLIGMEVLEEAYLNLLSLCKEFQREREECMEEASSMELAKKEKDLRLLYNALLDKVKEIVRDSNSFPSRNKDLLVHVARVIQEEEKREAEPGVGGVVGPGGWRGAWREAVSEGVQATLKSVHLDRPEQNASWLAIHLGMLGKAIVEDLKKVKGELQCSYPPSFDVFSTYVSCYHGAVSQHLKRLQQQVTDLKDYYTLLDWIINHYESEKIMSSPSLRPEMEAENIGLSLEEGFLDQLKGKYCMRAKEEMRASLDKILELENEDMWIKKQAPATDDEHFFNSDIHMDIWTKVKSNAVNSKRIDADLEMGVVCSCLEELQQFPKQFENEFRYCCNSMENPSLWADYQITYINSFKALKEHMEGYRECCPTQVDHLSREVDGLVHRLVQGLEDQFKNDVRPYLRRMMTRKWLSTDEDFQQLLSRTEKLSQRCSQMRHPYVQMFVSSLHYYVVKEYVSQLMKNNYSCKNRKHDKAATKMRVQWDELNDLFEEMKTTHDWLHPVGDHLSNIIGEKNKRDIKNHLKHLVADYPDISKKHLSAVLYFRGLVRGREKRVILQCLTELKNKLGTAGNTGDKKSGLFIDMQVTITNTNCLADMPFSCLSSLLPDS; via the exons ATGCTAAGCAGAGATCAGATGGCAGAGATTGGGGAACCTGGGGACATGGAGGAGGTGAATGAAGCTCAGTGTCTAGAGGGGGACAGATCCTCCCTCAAATCCACCATGGAGAGGAGTGTGAAGATACAACCTGACAGCCCAGTGAAGGAGAAGAAACTGGGGATGATGAAGCAATTCAGGGAGAGCATCAAGCGGGTTGGAGAGAGGTGTCATCTGGCCTCAAACAGCAAAGAGTCAAAGGACAAATCCAATTCAGAACAGGGGGGACACGGTATTGACCCTGAAGTGACCTCTCCAACCCATCAGCTGCCACCCCCTCCCTCACCAT GTTTGAGTGCTGGGTCTCCTATGGCCTCTCCCCTGAAGGGTCTAGGTGGGTCCTTccagaggaagaagggaggagagagtgcaGAAGATTCACTCCAGAAAAAGCACACCAGAACACGCTCAG ACCCATTGGCAATTGGGGACTCTCTTCTAAAGAAGGGGGCTTCCATCCAACGGAGTTTGCGACTTGTGGGAAATAAGAAAGACAAGGCCCTCAAACAAGAGCAGCTCCAGCCTGTCACTGAGATCACTgtggatgagaagagagagagggagaaggagagggtagaGATAAAAGAGTCATACATACTCCCAAAGATACCCCTCACACCCCTCTCAG TGATGCAGATCAATAAGCTGATTGGGATGGAGGTGCTGGAGGAGGCCTAtctgaacctcctctccctgtgcAAGGAGTTCCagcgggagagggaggagtgcatGGAGGAAGCCTCCTCTATGGAGCTGGCCAAGAAGGAGAAGGACCTGAGgctcctttacaatgccctgctgGACAAGGTGAAGGAAATAGTGCGGGACTCCAACTCCTTTCCCTCTCGCAACAAGGATCTCTTGGTGCATGTGGCCCGTGTCatccaggaggaggagaagagggaggcagAGCCTGGGGTCGGGGGCGTGGTTGGGCCTGGGGGTTGGCGGGGGGCCTGGAGAGAGGCTGTGAGCGAGGGTGTACAGGCCACGCTGAAGAGTGTTCACTTGGACAGGCCCGAGCAGAATGCCTCCTGGCTGGCTATCCACCTGGGTATGCTGGGCAAGGCCATCGTGGAGGACTTGAAGAAGGTGAAGGGAGAGCTGCAATGCTCTTACCCACCCAGCTTCGATGTGTTCAGCACCTATGTGAGCTGTTACCATGGTGCTGTCAGCCAGCACCTGAAGAGGCTTCAGCAGCAGGTGACAGATCTGAAGGACTACTACACCCTGCTGGACTGGATCATCAATCACTATGAGAG TGAGAAGATAATGAGTAGTCCTTCATTGAGACCAGAGATGGAAGCTGAGAACATAGGCCTCTCCCTGGAGGAGGGTTTCCTGGACCAGCTCAAGGGGAAATACTGCATGCGGGCAAAG GAGGAAATGAGAGCTTCACTGGATAAAATATTAGAGCTTGAAAATGAGGACATGTGGATAAAGAAACAGGCACCGGCGACTGATGATGAACACTTCTTTAACTCTGACATACACATGGATATCTGGACG AAAGTTAAGAGCAATGCTGTAAACTCCAAGAGGATTGATGCAGACCTGGAGATGGGAGTAGTCTGTTCCTGCCTAGAAGAGTTACAGCAGTTTCCCAAGCA ATTTGAGAACGAATTTAGGTACTGCTGTAACAGTATGGAAAACCCTTCACTTTGGGCTGACTATCAGATAACCTACATCAACAGCTTTAAAGCTCTTAA ggAGCACATGGAAGGTTATAGGGAGTGCTGCCCGACACAGGTGGACCATCTCAGCAGAGAGGTGGATGGCTTGGTCCATAGACTGGTCCAGGGCCTGGAGGACCAGTTTAAGAATGATGTCAGG CCTTACCTCAGGAGAATGATGACGAGGAAGTGGCTCTCCACAGATGAGGACTTCCAACAGCTGTTGAGCAGGACAGAGAAGCTGTCCCAGCGCTGTTCACAAATGAGACATCCATATGTACAG ATGTTTGTGAGCAGCTTGCACTACTATGTGGTGAAAGAGTATGTCTCCCAGCTGATGAAAAACAACTACTCCTGTAAGAACAGGAAGCATGACAAAGCAGCCACCAAGATGAGGGTGCAGTGGGATGAACTCAATGATTTGTTTGAGGAAATG AAGACAACCCATGACTGGCTCCACCCAGTAGGAGACCACCTGAGTAACATAATTGGGGAGAAGAACAAGAGAGACATCAAGAACCACCTGAAACATTTAGTAGCGGACTACCCAGACATCAG TAAGAAGCACCTATCGGCCGTGCTGTACTTCAGGGGCTTGGTGCGGGGCAGGGAGAAGCGGGTAATCCTGCAGTGTCTCACTGAGCTGAAGAATAAACTAGGAACTGCAGGGAACACTGGAGATAAAAAAAGTGgcctcttcattgatatgcaggtCACCATCACCAATACAAACTGTCTGGCTGATATGCctttctcctgcctctcctctcttctcccagacAGCTAA